The Neofelis nebulosa isolate mNeoNeb1 chromosome 16, mNeoNeb1.pri, whole genome shotgun sequence genome includes a window with the following:
- the NBR1 gene encoding next to BRCA1 gene 1 protein isoform X2 translates to MEPQVTLNVTFKNETQSFLVSDPENTTWADVEAMVKVSFDLNTIQIKYLDEENEEVSINSQGEYEEALKMAVKQGNLLQMQVHESSRLVEEAPLPAVAEKRPVVRAGKKPLAHYSSLVRVLGSDMKTPEEPTAQRLPLAPHNTDQPQDKPPDWFTSYLETFREQVVKETVEKLEQKLHEKLVLQNPSLGSCPSEVSMPISEETLFLPENQFNWHIACSSCQRRIFGVRYQCSLCPSYNICEDCESGPYAHDSNHILLKLRRPVVGSSEAFSHPRFSAPRLPAALEQARLQKQVDKNFLKAEKQRLRAEKKQRKAEVKELKKQLKLHRKIHLWSSIHGLQSPRSPLGRPESLLQSNTLMLPLQPCAPVMPTLSAAFVDENLPDGTHLQPGTKFIKHWRMKNTGNVKWNGDTKLKFMWGNLTLASTEKKDVLVPCLKAGHVGVVSVEFIAPALEGTYTSHWRLSHKGQQFGPRVWCSIIVDPFPSTESPENIEKGMINSSKADELTCQQEEAFLLAKEDIQLDEVTEQSQGTGTCIPQKTKNVASERELYIPSVDLLTAQDLLSFELLDINIVQELERVPHNTPVDMTPCMSPLPHDNPLIEKPGLGQIQEESEGAGFKALPDPTASVRRKSENISSVEEAEDDLSGTQFVCETVIRSLTLDAAPDHKPPCRQKSPHMKFPSPEEGPLGVEQEEVVHIAEEAVVEEEAIVEEEVEEEEEEEEEDDELKDEVQSQSSTSSEDYIIILPECFDTSRPLGDSMYSSALSQPGLERGAEGEPGVEAGERVAGGENQPQGQSINDILMTSQTLDTVPLTPEVVGPPPQLPRIPSCAQHDGSPGVDLPVTIPEACSVPDQIRGEPRGSSGIVNSRQKSYDHSRHHHHGSSIAGGLVKGALSVAASAYKALFAGPPVTAQPIVSEDQTAALMAHLFEMGFCDRQLNLRLLKKHNYNILQVVTELLQVNNNDWYSHRY, encoded by the exons ATGGAACCACAGGTTACTCTAAATGtgactttcaaaaatgaaactcAAAGCTTTCTGGTTTCTGATCCAGAAAATACAACTTGGGCTGATGTTGAAGCTATG GTAAAAGTTTCATTTGATCTGAACACTATTCAGATAAAATACctggatgaggaaaatgaggag GTATCCATCAATAGTCAAG gAGAATATGAAGAAGCACTTAAG ATGGCGGTTAAGCAGGGAAACCTACTGCAGATGCAAGTCCATGAAAGCTCCCGGCTTGTCGAGGAAGCCCCACTCCCAGCCGTAGCAGAAAAACGACCAGTTGTGAGGGCAGGGAAGAAGCCACTGGCCCATTATTCTTCACTGGTGAGAGTCTTAGGATCAGACATGAAGACCCCAGAGGAGCCTACAGCCCAG CGGCTCCCACTTGCTCCCCATAACACAGACCAGCCTCAAGACAAGCCCCCAGACTGGTTCACGAGCTACCTGGAGACA TTCAGAGAACAGGTGGTCAAAGAAACAGTTGAGAAACTGGAACAGAAATTACATGAGAAGCTTGTCCTCCAGAACCCATCGTTGGGTTCCTGTCCCTCAGAGGTCTCCATGCCTATTTCAGAGGAAACACTGTTTCTGCCGGAAAACCAGTTCAACTGGCATATTGCTTGCAGCAGCTGCCAAAGAAGGATCTTTGGTGTGCGCTACCAGTGCAG CCTATGCCCGTCCTACAATATCTGTGAAGATTGTGAATCAGGGCCATATGCCCATGACTCCAACCACATCCTGCTGAAGCTACGGAGACCTGTTGTGGGTTCTTCTGAAGCATTCTCTCACCCAAGGTTCTCTGCCCCTCGTCTTCCTGCTGCTCTGGAACAAGCCAG GCTCCAGAAACAGGTTGACAAGAACTTTCTtaaagcagaaaagcaaaggtTGCGAGccgagaagaaacagagaaaggcagaggtcAAGGAACTCAAAAAGCAGCTTAAGCTCCACAGGAAGATTCACCTGTGGAGTTCCATCCACGGACTCCAGAGCCCCAGGTCCCCTTTGGGCCGACCCGAGAGCCTGCTGCAGTCAAACACCCTGAT GCTCCCTTTGCAGCCCTGTGCCCCAGTTATGCCAACCCTCAGTGCAGCGTTTGTGGATGAGAATTTGCCTGATGGGACTCACCTTCAGCCAGGAACCAAGTTTATCAAACACTGGAGGATGAAAAATACAGGAAACGTCAAGTGGAATGGAGacacaaag CTCAAGTTCATGTGGGGAAACCTAACTTTGGCTTCTACAGAAAAGAAAGATGTTCTGGTTCCCTGCCTAAAGGCCGGCCATGTGGGTGTTGTGTCCGTGGAGTTCATCGCCCCAGCCTTGGAGGGAACGTACACTTCCCATTGGCGTCTTTCTCACAAAGGCCAGCAGTTTGGGCCTCGGGTCTGGTGCAGTATCATAGTGGATCCTTTCCCCTCCACAGAGAGCCCTGAGAACATTGAAAAGGGCATGATTAACTCAAGCAAAGCTGATGAGCTCACTTGCCAGCAAGAG GAAGCTTTTCTTCTggctaaagaagacattcagctTGATGAAGTAACTGAGCAGTCACAAGGCACAGGAACCTGCATCCCACAGAAGACAAAAAATGTTGCCAGTGAGAGGGAGCTTTACATCCCCTCCGTGGATCTACTGACTGCCCAG GACCTGCTGTCCTTTGAACTGTTGGATATAAACATTGTCCAAGAGTTGGAAAGAGTGCCCCACAATACTCCTGTGG ATATGACTCCCTGCATGTCTCCTCTGCCGCATGACAATCCTTTAATAGAGAAGCCAGGCTTGGGGCAGATACAGGAAGAGAGCGAAGGGGCAGGATTTAAAGCACTTCCTG ATCCCACAGCATCAGTTAGGAGGAAGTCTGAGAACATTTCCTCAGTGGAGGAAGCAGAAGATGACCTGAGTGGGACCCAGTTCGTGTGTGAGACTGTAATCCGATCCCTTACCTTGGATGCTGCCCCAGATCACAAACCACCTTGCAGACAGAAATCCCCACACA TGAAATTTCCCTCCCCTGAAGAGGGACCACTTGGAGTTGAGCAGGAGGAGGTTGTCCATATTGCTGAAGAAGCTGTTGTGGAGGAGGAAGCTATTgtggaggaggaagtggaagaggaggaggaggaagaggaagaggatgatGAGCTCAAAGATGAAGTTCAGAGTCAGTCCTCTACTTCTTCAGAGGATTACATCATCATCCTGCCTGAGTGCTTCGACACCAGCCGCCCCCTGGGGGACTCCATGTACAGCTCTGCACTCTCACAGCCAGGCCTAGAGCGCGGGGCTGAAGGTGAACCTGGGGTTGAGGCTGGGGAGAGAGTCGCTGGAGGGGAGAACCAGCCGCAGGGACAGAGCATCAACGACATCCTCATGACCTCACAGACTCTGGACACCGTGCCCCTAACCCCAGAGGTGGTGGGGCCTCCACCACAGCTGCCCAG GATCCCTTCTTGTGCACAGCATGATGGTTCCCCAGGAGTGGATTTACCAGTCACCATACCAGAAGCTTGTTCAGTCCCTGATCAGATCAGAGGAG AGCCCAGAGGCTCATCAGGAATTGTAAACAGCAGACAGAAGAGCTATGACCACTCAAG ACACCACCACCATGGGAGCAGCATTGCTGGAGGATTGGTGAAGGGGGCTTTGTCTGTTGCTGCTTCTGCATACAAGGCCTTGTTTGCTGGGCCACCAGTCACTGCCCAG
- the NBR1 gene encoding next to BRCA1 gene 1 protein isoform X4, protein MEPQVTLNVTFKNETQSFLVSDPENTTWADVEAMVKVSFDLNTIQIKYLDEENEEVSINSQGEYEEALKMAVKQGNLLQMQVHESSRLVEEAPLPAVAEKRPVVRAGKKPLAHYSSLVRVLGSDMKTPEEPTAQRLPLAPHNTDQPQDKPPDWFTSYLETFREQVVKETVEKLEQKLHEKLVLQNPSLGSCPSEVSMPISEETLFLPENQFNWHIACSSCQRRIFGVRYQCSLCPSYNICEDCESGPYAHDSNHILLKLRRPVVGSSEAFSHPRFSAPRLPAALEQARLQKQVDKNFLKAEKQRLRAEKKQRKAEVKELKKQLKLHRKIHLWSSIHGLQSPRSPLGRPESLLQSNTLMLPLQPCAPVMPTLSAAFVDENLPDGTHLQPGTKFIKHWRMKNTGNVKWNGDTKLKFMWGNLTLASTEKKDVLVPCLKAGHVGVVSVEFIAPALEGTYTSHWRLSHKGQQFGPRVWCSIIVDPFPSTESPENIEKGMINSSKADELTCQQEEAFLLAKEDIQLDEVTEQSQGTGTCIPQKTKNVASERELYIPSVDLLTAQDLLSFELLDINIVQELERVPHNTPVDMTPCMSPLPHDNPLIEKPGLGQIQEESEGAGFKALPDPTASVRRKSENISSVEEAEDDLSGTQFVCETVIRSLTLDAAPDHKPPCRQKSPHMKFPSPEEGPLGVEQEEVVHIAEEAVVEEEAIVEEEVEEEEEEEEEDDELKDEVQSQSSTSSEDYIIILPECFDTSRPLGDSMYSSALSQPGLERGAEGEPGVEAGERVAGGENQPQGQSINDILMTSQTLDTVPLTPEVVGPPPQLPRIPSCAQHDGSPGVDLPVTIPEACSVPDQIRGEPRGSSGIVNSRQKSYDHSR, encoded by the exons ATGGAACCACAGGTTACTCTAAATGtgactttcaaaaatgaaactcAAAGCTTTCTGGTTTCTGATCCAGAAAATACAACTTGGGCTGATGTTGAAGCTATG GTAAAAGTTTCATTTGATCTGAACACTATTCAGATAAAATACctggatgaggaaaatgaggag GTATCCATCAATAGTCAAG gAGAATATGAAGAAGCACTTAAG ATGGCGGTTAAGCAGGGAAACCTACTGCAGATGCAAGTCCATGAAAGCTCCCGGCTTGTCGAGGAAGCCCCACTCCCAGCCGTAGCAGAAAAACGACCAGTTGTGAGGGCAGGGAAGAAGCCACTGGCCCATTATTCTTCACTGGTGAGAGTCTTAGGATCAGACATGAAGACCCCAGAGGAGCCTACAGCCCAG CGGCTCCCACTTGCTCCCCATAACACAGACCAGCCTCAAGACAAGCCCCCAGACTGGTTCACGAGCTACCTGGAGACA TTCAGAGAACAGGTGGTCAAAGAAACAGTTGAGAAACTGGAACAGAAATTACATGAGAAGCTTGTCCTCCAGAACCCATCGTTGGGTTCCTGTCCCTCAGAGGTCTCCATGCCTATTTCAGAGGAAACACTGTTTCTGCCGGAAAACCAGTTCAACTGGCATATTGCTTGCAGCAGCTGCCAAAGAAGGATCTTTGGTGTGCGCTACCAGTGCAG CCTATGCCCGTCCTACAATATCTGTGAAGATTGTGAATCAGGGCCATATGCCCATGACTCCAACCACATCCTGCTGAAGCTACGGAGACCTGTTGTGGGTTCTTCTGAAGCATTCTCTCACCCAAGGTTCTCTGCCCCTCGTCTTCCTGCTGCTCTGGAACAAGCCAG GCTCCAGAAACAGGTTGACAAGAACTTTCTtaaagcagaaaagcaaaggtTGCGAGccgagaagaaacagagaaaggcagaggtcAAGGAACTCAAAAAGCAGCTTAAGCTCCACAGGAAGATTCACCTGTGGAGTTCCATCCACGGACTCCAGAGCCCCAGGTCCCCTTTGGGCCGACCCGAGAGCCTGCTGCAGTCAAACACCCTGAT GCTCCCTTTGCAGCCCTGTGCCCCAGTTATGCCAACCCTCAGTGCAGCGTTTGTGGATGAGAATTTGCCTGATGGGACTCACCTTCAGCCAGGAACCAAGTTTATCAAACACTGGAGGATGAAAAATACAGGAAACGTCAAGTGGAATGGAGacacaaag CTCAAGTTCATGTGGGGAAACCTAACTTTGGCTTCTACAGAAAAGAAAGATGTTCTGGTTCCCTGCCTAAAGGCCGGCCATGTGGGTGTTGTGTCCGTGGAGTTCATCGCCCCAGCCTTGGAGGGAACGTACACTTCCCATTGGCGTCTTTCTCACAAAGGCCAGCAGTTTGGGCCTCGGGTCTGGTGCAGTATCATAGTGGATCCTTTCCCCTCCACAGAGAGCCCTGAGAACATTGAAAAGGGCATGATTAACTCAAGCAAAGCTGATGAGCTCACTTGCCAGCAAGAG GAAGCTTTTCTTCTggctaaagaagacattcagctTGATGAAGTAACTGAGCAGTCACAAGGCACAGGAACCTGCATCCCACAGAAGACAAAAAATGTTGCCAGTGAGAGGGAGCTTTACATCCCCTCCGTGGATCTACTGACTGCCCAG GACCTGCTGTCCTTTGAACTGTTGGATATAAACATTGTCCAAGAGTTGGAAAGAGTGCCCCACAATACTCCTGTGG ATATGACTCCCTGCATGTCTCCTCTGCCGCATGACAATCCTTTAATAGAGAAGCCAGGCTTGGGGCAGATACAGGAAGAGAGCGAAGGGGCAGGATTTAAAGCACTTCCTG ATCCCACAGCATCAGTTAGGAGGAAGTCTGAGAACATTTCCTCAGTGGAGGAAGCAGAAGATGACCTGAGTGGGACCCAGTTCGTGTGTGAGACTGTAATCCGATCCCTTACCTTGGATGCTGCCCCAGATCACAAACCACCTTGCAGACAGAAATCCCCACACA TGAAATTTCCCTCCCCTGAAGAGGGACCACTTGGAGTTGAGCAGGAGGAGGTTGTCCATATTGCTGAAGAAGCTGTTGTGGAGGAGGAAGCTATTgtggaggaggaagtggaagaggaggaggaggaagaggaagaggatgatGAGCTCAAAGATGAAGTTCAGAGTCAGTCCTCTACTTCTTCAGAGGATTACATCATCATCCTGCCTGAGTGCTTCGACACCAGCCGCCCCCTGGGGGACTCCATGTACAGCTCTGCACTCTCACAGCCAGGCCTAGAGCGCGGGGCTGAAGGTGAACCTGGGGTTGAGGCTGGGGAGAGAGTCGCTGGAGGGGAGAACCAGCCGCAGGGACAGAGCATCAACGACATCCTCATGACCTCACAGACTCTGGACACCGTGCCCCTAACCCCAGAGGTGGTGGGGCCTCCACCACAGCTGCCCAG GATCCCTTCTTGTGCACAGCATGATGGTTCCCCAGGAGTGGATTTACCAGTCACCATACCAGAAGCTTGTTCAGTCCCTGATCAGATCAGAGGAG AGCCCAGAGGCTCATCAGGAATTGTAAACAGCAGACAGAAGAGCTATGACCACTCAAGGTAA
- the NBR1 gene encoding next to BRCA1 gene 1 protein isoform X3, which produces MEPQVTLNVTFKNETQSFLVSDPENTTWADVEAMVKVSFDLNTIQIKYLDEENEEVSINSQGEYEEALKMAVKQGNLLQMQVHESSRLVEEAPLPAVAEKRPVVRAGKKPLAHYSSLVRVLGSDMKTPEEPTAQRLPLAPHNTDQPQDKPPDWFTSYLETFREQVVKETVEKLEQKLHEKLVLQNPSLGSCPSEVSMPISEETLFLPENQFNWHIACSSCQRRIFGVRYQCSLCPSYNICEDCESGPYAHDSNHILLKLRRPVVGSSEAFSHPRFSAPRLPAALEQARLQKQVDKNFLKAEKQRLRAEKKQRKAEVKELKKQLKLHRKIHLWSSIHGLQSPRSPLGRPESLLQSNTLMLPLQPCAPVMPTLSAAFVDENLPDGTHLQPGTKFIKHWRMKNTGNVKWNGDTKLKFMWGNLTLASTEKKDVLVPCLKAGHVGVVSVEFIAPALEGTYTSHWRLSHKGQQFGPRVWCSIIVDPFPSTESPENIEKGMINSSKADELTCQQEEAFLLAKEDIQLDEVTEQSQGTGTCIPQKTKNVASERELYIPSVDLLTAQDLLSFELLDINIVQELERVPHNTPVDMTPCMSPLPHDNPLIEKPGLGQIQEESEGAGFKALPDPTASVRRKSENISSVEEAEDDLSGTQFVCETVIRSLTLDAAPDHKPPCRQKSPHMKFPSPEEGPLGVEQEEVVHIAEEAVVEEEAIVEEEVEEEEEEEEEDDELKDEVQSQSSTSSEDYIIILPECFDTSRPLGDSMYSSALSQPGLERGAEGEPGVEAGERVAGGENQPQGQSINDILMTSQTLDTVPLTPEVVGPPPQLPRIPSCAQHDGSPGVDLPVTIPEACSVPDQIRGALLLLEPRGSSGIVNSRQKSYDHSR; this is translated from the exons ATGGAACCACAGGTTACTCTAAATGtgactttcaaaaatgaaactcAAAGCTTTCTGGTTTCTGATCCAGAAAATACAACTTGGGCTGATGTTGAAGCTATG GTAAAAGTTTCATTTGATCTGAACACTATTCAGATAAAATACctggatgaggaaaatgaggag GTATCCATCAATAGTCAAG gAGAATATGAAGAAGCACTTAAG ATGGCGGTTAAGCAGGGAAACCTACTGCAGATGCAAGTCCATGAAAGCTCCCGGCTTGTCGAGGAAGCCCCACTCCCAGCCGTAGCAGAAAAACGACCAGTTGTGAGGGCAGGGAAGAAGCCACTGGCCCATTATTCTTCACTGGTGAGAGTCTTAGGATCAGACATGAAGACCCCAGAGGAGCCTACAGCCCAG CGGCTCCCACTTGCTCCCCATAACACAGACCAGCCTCAAGACAAGCCCCCAGACTGGTTCACGAGCTACCTGGAGACA TTCAGAGAACAGGTGGTCAAAGAAACAGTTGAGAAACTGGAACAGAAATTACATGAGAAGCTTGTCCTCCAGAACCCATCGTTGGGTTCCTGTCCCTCAGAGGTCTCCATGCCTATTTCAGAGGAAACACTGTTTCTGCCGGAAAACCAGTTCAACTGGCATATTGCTTGCAGCAGCTGCCAAAGAAGGATCTTTGGTGTGCGCTACCAGTGCAG CCTATGCCCGTCCTACAATATCTGTGAAGATTGTGAATCAGGGCCATATGCCCATGACTCCAACCACATCCTGCTGAAGCTACGGAGACCTGTTGTGGGTTCTTCTGAAGCATTCTCTCACCCAAGGTTCTCTGCCCCTCGTCTTCCTGCTGCTCTGGAACAAGCCAG GCTCCAGAAACAGGTTGACAAGAACTTTCTtaaagcagaaaagcaaaggtTGCGAGccgagaagaaacagagaaaggcagaggtcAAGGAACTCAAAAAGCAGCTTAAGCTCCACAGGAAGATTCACCTGTGGAGTTCCATCCACGGACTCCAGAGCCCCAGGTCCCCTTTGGGCCGACCCGAGAGCCTGCTGCAGTCAAACACCCTGAT GCTCCCTTTGCAGCCCTGTGCCCCAGTTATGCCAACCCTCAGTGCAGCGTTTGTGGATGAGAATTTGCCTGATGGGACTCACCTTCAGCCAGGAACCAAGTTTATCAAACACTGGAGGATGAAAAATACAGGAAACGTCAAGTGGAATGGAGacacaaag CTCAAGTTCATGTGGGGAAACCTAACTTTGGCTTCTACAGAAAAGAAAGATGTTCTGGTTCCCTGCCTAAAGGCCGGCCATGTGGGTGTTGTGTCCGTGGAGTTCATCGCCCCAGCCTTGGAGGGAACGTACACTTCCCATTGGCGTCTTTCTCACAAAGGCCAGCAGTTTGGGCCTCGGGTCTGGTGCAGTATCATAGTGGATCCTTTCCCCTCCACAGAGAGCCCTGAGAACATTGAAAAGGGCATGATTAACTCAAGCAAAGCTGATGAGCTCACTTGCCAGCAAGAG GAAGCTTTTCTTCTggctaaagaagacattcagctTGATGAAGTAACTGAGCAGTCACAAGGCACAGGAACCTGCATCCCACAGAAGACAAAAAATGTTGCCAGTGAGAGGGAGCTTTACATCCCCTCCGTGGATCTACTGACTGCCCAG GACCTGCTGTCCTTTGAACTGTTGGATATAAACATTGTCCAAGAGTTGGAAAGAGTGCCCCACAATACTCCTGTGG ATATGACTCCCTGCATGTCTCCTCTGCCGCATGACAATCCTTTAATAGAGAAGCCAGGCTTGGGGCAGATACAGGAAGAGAGCGAAGGGGCAGGATTTAAAGCACTTCCTG ATCCCACAGCATCAGTTAGGAGGAAGTCTGAGAACATTTCCTCAGTGGAGGAAGCAGAAGATGACCTGAGTGGGACCCAGTTCGTGTGTGAGACTGTAATCCGATCCCTTACCTTGGATGCTGCCCCAGATCACAAACCACCTTGCAGACAGAAATCCCCACACA TGAAATTTCCCTCCCCTGAAGAGGGACCACTTGGAGTTGAGCAGGAGGAGGTTGTCCATATTGCTGAAGAAGCTGTTGTGGAGGAGGAAGCTATTgtggaggaggaagtggaagaggaggaggaggaagaggaagaggatgatGAGCTCAAAGATGAAGTTCAGAGTCAGTCCTCTACTTCTTCAGAGGATTACATCATCATCCTGCCTGAGTGCTTCGACACCAGCCGCCCCCTGGGGGACTCCATGTACAGCTCTGCACTCTCACAGCCAGGCCTAGAGCGCGGGGCTGAAGGTGAACCTGGGGTTGAGGCTGGGGAGAGAGTCGCTGGAGGGGAGAACCAGCCGCAGGGACAGAGCATCAACGACATCCTCATGACCTCACAGACTCTGGACACCGTGCCCCTAACCCCAGAGGTGGTGGGGCCTCCACCACAGCTGCCCAG GATCCCTTCTTGTGCACAGCATGATGGTTCCCCAGGAGTGGATTTACCAGTCACCATACCAGAAGCTTGTTCAGTCCCTGATCAGATCAGAGGAG CTCTTTTGCTTTTAGAGCCCAGAGGCTCATCAGGAATTGTAAACAGCAGACAGAAGAGCTATGACCACTCAAGGTAA
- the NBR1 gene encoding next to BRCA1 gene 1 protein isoform X1, which produces MEPQVTLNVTFKNETQSFLVSDPENTTWADVEAMVKVSFDLNTIQIKYLDEENEEVSINSQGEYEEALKMAVKQGNLLQMQVHESSRLVEEAPLPAVAEKRPVVRAGKKPLAHYSSLVRVLGSDMKTPEEPTAQRLPLAPHNTDQPQDKPPDWFTSYLETFREQVVKETVEKLEQKLHEKLVLQNPSLGSCPSEVSMPISEETLFLPENQFNWHIACSSCQRRIFGVRYQCSLCPSYNICEDCESGPYAHDSNHILLKLRRPVVGSSEAFSHPRFSAPRLPAALEQARLQKQVDKNFLKAEKQRLRAEKKQRKAEVKELKKQLKLHRKIHLWSSIHGLQSPRSPLGRPESLLQSNTLMLPLQPCAPVMPTLSAAFVDENLPDGTHLQPGTKFIKHWRMKNTGNVKWNGDTKLKFMWGNLTLASTEKKDVLVPCLKAGHVGVVSVEFIAPALEGTYTSHWRLSHKGQQFGPRVWCSIIVDPFPSTESPENIEKGMINSSKADELTCQQEEAFLLAKEDIQLDEVTEQSQGTGTCIPQKTKNVASERELYIPSVDLLTAQDLLSFELLDINIVQELERVPHNTPVDMTPCMSPLPHDNPLIEKPGLGQIQEESEGAGFKALPDPTASVRRKSENISSVEEAEDDLSGTQFVCETVIRSLTLDAAPDHKPPCRQKSPHMKFPSPEEGPLGVEQEEVVHIAEEAVVEEEAIVEEEVEEEEEEEEEDDELKDEVQSQSSTSSEDYIIILPECFDTSRPLGDSMYSSALSQPGLERGAEGEPGVEAGERVAGGENQPQGQSINDILMTSQTLDTVPLTPEVVGPPPQLPRIPSCAQHDGSPGVDLPVTIPEACSVPDQIRGALLLLEPRGSSGIVNSRQKSYDHSRHHHHGSSIAGGLVKGALSVAASAYKALFAGPPVTAQPIVSEDQTAALMAHLFEMGFCDRQLNLRLLKKHNYNILQVVTELLQVNNNDWYSHRY; this is translated from the exons ATGGAACCACAGGTTACTCTAAATGtgactttcaaaaatgaaactcAAAGCTTTCTGGTTTCTGATCCAGAAAATACAACTTGGGCTGATGTTGAAGCTATG GTAAAAGTTTCATTTGATCTGAACACTATTCAGATAAAATACctggatgaggaaaatgaggag GTATCCATCAATAGTCAAG gAGAATATGAAGAAGCACTTAAG ATGGCGGTTAAGCAGGGAAACCTACTGCAGATGCAAGTCCATGAAAGCTCCCGGCTTGTCGAGGAAGCCCCACTCCCAGCCGTAGCAGAAAAACGACCAGTTGTGAGGGCAGGGAAGAAGCCACTGGCCCATTATTCTTCACTGGTGAGAGTCTTAGGATCAGACATGAAGACCCCAGAGGAGCCTACAGCCCAG CGGCTCCCACTTGCTCCCCATAACACAGACCAGCCTCAAGACAAGCCCCCAGACTGGTTCACGAGCTACCTGGAGACA TTCAGAGAACAGGTGGTCAAAGAAACAGTTGAGAAACTGGAACAGAAATTACATGAGAAGCTTGTCCTCCAGAACCCATCGTTGGGTTCCTGTCCCTCAGAGGTCTCCATGCCTATTTCAGAGGAAACACTGTTTCTGCCGGAAAACCAGTTCAACTGGCATATTGCTTGCAGCAGCTGCCAAAGAAGGATCTTTGGTGTGCGCTACCAGTGCAG CCTATGCCCGTCCTACAATATCTGTGAAGATTGTGAATCAGGGCCATATGCCCATGACTCCAACCACATCCTGCTGAAGCTACGGAGACCTGTTGTGGGTTCTTCTGAAGCATTCTCTCACCCAAGGTTCTCTGCCCCTCGTCTTCCTGCTGCTCTGGAACAAGCCAG GCTCCAGAAACAGGTTGACAAGAACTTTCTtaaagcagaaaagcaaaggtTGCGAGccgagaagaaacagagaaaggcagaggtcAAGGAACTCAAAAAGCAGCTTAAGCTCCACAGGAAGATTCACCTGTGGAGTTCCATCCACGGACTCCAGAGCCCCAGGTCCCCTTTGGGCCGACCCGAGAGCCTGCTGCAGTCAAACACCCTGAT GCTCCCTTTGCAGCCCTGTGCCCCAGTTATGCCAACCCTCAGTGCAGCGTTTGTGGATGAGAATTTGCCTGATGGGACTCACCTTCAGCCAGGAACCAAGTTTATCAAACACTGGAGGATGAAAAATACAGGAAACGTCAAGTGGAATGGAGacacaaag CTCAAGTTCATGTGGGGAAACCTAACTTTGGCTTCTACAGAAAAGAAAGATGTTCTGGTTCCCTGCCTAAAGGCCGGCCATGTGGGTGTTGTGTCCGTGGAGTTCATCGCCCCAGCCTTGGAGGGAACGTACACTTCCCATTGGCGTCTTTCTCACAAAGGCCAGCAGTTTGGGCCTCGGGTCTGGTGCAGTATCATAGTGGATCCTTTCCCCTCCACAGAGAGCCCTGAGAACATTGAAAAGGGCATGATTAACTCAAGCAAAGCTGATGAGCTCACTTGCCAGCAAGAG GAAGCTTTTCTTCTggctaaagaagacattcagctTGATGAAGTAACTGAGCAGTCACAAGGCACAGGAACCTGCATCCCACAGAAGACAAAAAATGTTGCCAGTGAGAGGGAGCTTTACATCCCCTCCGTGGATCTACTGACTGCCCAG GACCTGCTGTCCTTTGAACTGTTGGATATAAACATTGTCCAAGAGTTGGAAAGAGTGCCCCACAATACTCCTGTGG ATATGACTCCCTGCATGTCTCCTCTGCCGCATGACAATCCTTTAATAGAGAAGCCAGGCTTGGGGCAGATACAGGAAGAGAGCGAAGGGGCAGGATTTAAAGCACTTCCTG ATCCCACAGCATCAGTTAGGAGGAAGTCTGAGAACATTTCCTCAGTGGAGGAAGCAGAAGATGACCTGAGTGGGACCCAGTTCGTGTGTGAGACTGTAATCCGATCCCTTACCTTGGATGCTGCCCCAGATCACAAACCACCTTGCAGACAGAAATCCCCACACA TGAAATTTCCCTCCCCTGAAGAGGGACCACTTGGAGTTGAGCAGGAGGAGGTTGTCCATATTGCTGAAGAAGCTGTTGTGGAGGAGGAAGCTATTgtggaggaggaagtggaagaggaggaggaggaagaggaagaggatgatGAGCTCAAAGATGAAGTTCAGAGTCAGTCCTCTACTTCTTCAGAGGATTACATCATCATCCTGCCTGAGTGCTTCGACACCAGCCGCCCCCTGGGGGACTCCATGTACAGCTCTGCACTCTCACAGCCAGGCCTAGAGCGCGGGGCTGAAGGTGAACCTGGGGTTGAGGCTGGGGAGAGAGTCGCTGGAGGGGAGAACCAGCCGCAGGGACAGAGCATCAACGACATCCTCATGACCTCACAGACTCTGGACACCGTGCCCCTAACCCCAGAGGTGGTGGGGCCTCCACCACAGCTGCCCAG GATCCCTTCTTGTGCACAGCATGATGGTTCCCCAGGAGTGGATTTACCAGTCACCATACCAGAAGCTTGTTCAGTCCCTGATCAGATCAGAGGAG CTCTTTTGCTTTTAGAGCCCAGAGGCTCATCAGGAATTGTAAACAGCAGACAGAAGAGCTATGACCACTCAAG ACACCACCACCATGGGAGCAGCATTGCTGGAGGATTGGTGAAGGGGGCTTTGTCTGTTGCTGCTTCTGCATACAAGGCCTTGTTTGCTGGGCCACCAGTCACTGCCCAG